Proteins encoded in a region of the Acomys russatus chromosome 14, mAcoRus1.1, whole genome shotgun sequence genome:
- the Hspb2 gene encoding heat shock protein beta-2: protein MSGRTVPHAHPATAEYEFANPSRLGEQRFGEGLLPEEILTPTLYHGYYVRPRAARAGEGSRAGASELRLSEGKFQAFLDVSHFTPDEVTVRTVDNLLEVSARHPQRLDRHGFVSREFCRTYVLPADVDPWRVRAALSHDGILNLEAPRGGRHLDTEVNEVYISLLPAPPDPEEEEEVARVEP from the exons ATGTCCGGCCGCACAGTGCCACATGCCCACCCTGCCACTGCCGAGTATGAATTCGCCAACCCCAGCCGCCTAGGCGAGCAGCGCTTCGGAGAAG gcctccTGCCAGAAGAGATCCTGACCCCTACCCTCTACCATGGCTACTATGTCCGGCCTCGGGCCGCCAGAGCTGGGGAGGGCAGCAGGGCAGGGGCCTCAGAGCTAAGGCTCAGTGAGGGCAAGTTCCAGGCATTTCTGGATGTGAGCCACTTTACCCCAGATGAGGTGACCGTGAGGACTGTGGACAACCTGCTGGAGGTGTCCGCCCGACACCCTCAGCGTCTGGACCGCCACGGCTTCGTGTCTCGAGAGTTCTGTCGCACCTATGTCCTGCCTGCAGATGTGGACCCCTGGCGGGTCCGAGCTGCCCTCTCCCACGATGGCATCCTTAACTTGGAGGCGCCTCGGGGTGGCCGACATTTGGACACGGAAGTCAATGAGGTCTACATCTCCTTGCTCCCTGCTCCTCCTGACCccgaggaagaggaagaggtagcCAGAGTTGAGCCCTGA